From Anopheles arabiensis isolate DONGOLA chromosome 3, AaraD3, whole genome shotgun sequence, a single genomic window includes:
- the LOC120899813 gene encoding protein obstructor-E-like — translation MTLQQVLVTALLVAAALWSVPAEGVDFNKLCQGVRFGTFAHPDDCRQYVMCVLWNPVVLSCPGGYVFQPEVQFCVQESQYQCNTEVTSGPEETTTTSTTPEPTTSVPECVHRPSWESFFCDNARRALVANPMNCTQYIRCQLEVPANQHCPAGTVFNDLYQDCFPREHETCTLASVREDFCVSRADGSYAHPFLCNRFVTCVQQQLRLESCPPFFVFSPTVAHCVKGSAVDCSSLLNQ, via the coding sequence ATGACTCTTCAACAAGTCCTGGTCACTGCAttgctggttgctgctgctctttggAGTGTACCTGCCGAAGGAGTGGATTTTAACAAACTGTGTCAGGGTGTCCGGTTTGGCACCTTTGCACATCCCGACGATTGCCGACAGTACGTAATGTGCGTTCTCTGGAACCCGGTTGTGCTATCCTGTCCCGGCGGGTACGTTTTCCAACCGGAGGTACAGTTTTGTGTTCAAGAATCGCAGTACCAGTGCAATACTGAGGTAACATCCGGTCCAGAGGAGACAACTACTACCTCCACTACACCGGAACCAACCACTTCCGTGCCCGAGTGTGTGCACCGTCCATCGTGGGAATCATTCTTCTGTGATAATGCACGTCGTGCGCTCGTGGCAAACCCGATGAACTGTACACAGTACATCCGCTGTCAGCTGGAGGTCCCGGCGAATCAACATTGCCCTGCCGGCACTGTCTTCAACGACCTCTATCAGGACTGTTTTCCTAGAGAGCACGAGACGTGCACGTTGGCTAGCGTTCGGGAGGATTTCTGTGTCAGCCGTGCCGACGGTAGCTATGCCCATCCGTTCCTGTGCAATCGCTTCGTCACGtgcgtccagcagcagctacgGCTCGAATCGTGCCCACCGTTCTTCGTGTTCAGCCCAACGGTAGCGCACTGTGTGAAGGGAAGTGCCGTCGACTGCTCGAGTCTGTTGAATCAGTGA